In one Helicoverpa zea isolate HzStark_Cry1AcR chromosome 5, ilHelZeax1.1, whole genome shotgun sequence genomic region, the following are encoded:
- the LOC124630253 gene encoding spermine synthase, translating into MSVQTLLLDFSLDPARLGDESGQKTVFGQLETVLKEYIPNLILAAEIKLEGGSLKLLTGKKGTTVSVRLFDRGLVTVNIEYYKEENEEPLINLKSARVLESQLKKYISIIKSQAYAPLKRCLFGRYYPTSDERLLEYDIDAVIFDEQSPFQRVQIVHSKTLGNMLVLDDLQNISEADLIYTETLMQRGKENYEGKEIVILGGGDGALLYELLKEKPKYVWMLEIDEVVMTACNKYLRPICGDVLERRKGPNYEVIVEDCMLTINKFISEGKKVDYIFGDLTDIPISESACGELWEFMITILNSSFKILKPNGKFMTHGNGATSPESLELYEQELAKLKPPVKYTKSKAFVPSFLEDWYFYHIAFETTDNGDA; encoded by the exons ATGTCGGTCCAAACGTTACTACTAGACTTCTCGCTCGACCCCGCCCGGCTGGGAGACGAAAGCGGCCAGAAAACAGTATTCGGGCAACTGGAAACGGTGCTGAAAGAATACATACCGAATCTTATTTTAGCCGCCGAGATAAAACTAGAAGGCGGTTCGCTGAAGCTTTTGACTGGCAAGAAGGGAACAACGGTGTCCGTGAGACTGTTTGACCGTGGCCTTGTCACTGTAAACATTGAATATTACAAAGAGGAGAATGAGGAACCATTAATTAACCTCAAG tcGGCGAGAGTATTGGAAAGTCAACTGAAAAAATACATCAGTATCATAAAATCTCAAGCTTACGCGCCGTTAAAGCGATGCCTCTTCGGCAGGTATTACCCGACCTCAG ACGAACGCCTACTAGAGTACGACATCGACGCAGTAATATTCGACGAGCAATCTCCTTTCCAAAGAGTTCAGATCGTCCATTCCAAGACTCTCGGCAATATGTTGGTGCTAGACGATTTACAAA ATATATCAGAGGCTGATCTCATTTATACTGAAACTTTGATGCAGAGGGGCAAAGAGAACTATGAGGGCAAAGAAATCGTCATCTTAG GTGGCGGCGACGGGGCGCTCCTATACGAGCTGCTCAAGGAGAAACCTAAATACGTGTGGATGTTGGAAATCGATGAAGTAGTGATGACTGCTTGTAACAAGTACCTGCGGCCCATATGCGGCGATGTGCTCGAGAGAAGAAAGGGGCCTAATTATGAA GTAATCGTGGAAGACTGCATGCTGACCATAAACAAGTTTATATCTGAAGGCAAGAAGGTGGACTATATCTTCGGAGACCTCACTGATATCCCCATTTCCGAGTCCGCGTGTGGCGAGCTTTGGGAGTTCATGATCACCATACTCAACTCCTCCTTCAAGATCCTCAAGCCTAACGGGAAGTTTATGActcat GGCAACGGCGCCACCTCACCGGAATCTCTGGAACTGTACGAACAGGAGCTCGCGAAACTGAAGCCCCCGGTCAAGTACACGAAGAGCAAAGCCTTCGTGCCGTCCTTCCTCGAGGACTGGTACTTCTACCACATAGCCTTCGAGACCACCGACAATGGGGACGCTTAA
- the LOC124630254 gene encoding eukaryotic translation initiation factor 4E-like has protein sequence MAGNNTEEVEGSATTETKGTTNAEVPPEFLIKHPLQNTWSLWFYDNDRNKTWEENLIELTTFDTVEDFWRLYHHIKLPSELRQGHDYAVFKQGIRPMWEDDANKMGGRWLISLEKKQRNSDLDRFWLDVVLLLIGENFDHSEEICGAVVNVRAKIDKIGVWTADTSKQHANIEIGRKIKEQLGIHGKIGFQVHRDTMVKHSSATKNLYTV, from the exons ATGGCTGGAAATAATACTGAAGAAGTAGAG GGGTCTGCGACGACAGAGACCAAAGGCACTACTAATGCTGAGGTCCCGCCGGAGTTCCTGATCAAGCACCCTCTGCAGAACACCTGGAGTCTTTGGTTTTACGACAATGACAGGAACAAGACTTGGGAGGAGAACCTAATTGAATTAACTACATTCGATACGGTTGAAGATTTCTGGAG acTGTACCACCACATTAAGCTACCGTCGGAGCTGCGCCAAGGCCACGACTATGCCGTGTTCAAGCAAGGCATCCGTCCCATGTGGGAAGATGATGCCAACAAGATGGGTGGCCGCTGGCTCATCAGTCTTGAGAAGAAGCAGCGTAACTCCGATCTGGATCGCTTTTGGTTAGATGTG GTTCTCCTCCTAATCGGCGAAAATTTCGATCATTCTGAAGAAATTTGTGGTGCTGTTGTTAACGTTAGAGCGAAAATCGACAAAATTG GCGTTTGGACAGCCGACACTTCGAAGCAGCACGCCAACATCGAAATAGGCAGAAAAATTAAAGAGCAACTGGGCATCCACGGGAAAATCGGCTTCCAAGTCCATCGGGACACCATGGTCAAACATAGTTCGGCAACTAAGAATCTTTACACTGTTTAG
- the LOC124630769 gene encoding eukaryotic translation initiation factor 4E1-like, which translates to MKTLDNVKHPLGSEWSFWLFTNQKKNWADNLVKLATFDTVEDYWCLYHHMKVPSELNLGQEYLVFKKGIQPQWEDPANQSGGRWLIILDGEKAAHVDAIWLDTVLVLIGETFEHVDDVCGVVCNIRAKHRIAVWMRNCKAKAVCEVGKKLREHIPIKMQYYRHNQTKALFTI; encoded by the exons ATGAAGACTTTAGACAACGTTAAGCACCCGCTAGGAAGCGAGTGGAGTTTCTGGCTATTCACAAATCAAAAGAAGAATTGGGCAGATAATTTGGTAAAACTGGCAACATTTGACACCGTTGAAGACTATTGGTG TTTATACCACCACATGAAAGTACCTTCAGAGCTGAATCTAGGACAAGAGTACTTGGTGTTTAAGAAGGGCATCCAACCTCAGTGGGAGGACCCTGCGAACCAGTCCGGTGGCCGGTGGCTGATCATACTGGATGGGGAGAAGGCTGCCCATGTGGATGCTATCTGGTTAGACACG GTGCTAGTACTGATTGGAGAGACCTTTGAACATGTCGATGATGTATGCGGAGTCGTCTGCAATATACGCGCAAAGCACAGAATCG CTGTTTGGATGAGAAATTGCAAAGCCAAAGCGGTGTGCGAGGTGGGCAAGAAACTTCGCGAGCACATACCTATCAAGATGCAATATTATCGACATAATCAAACAAAGGCTTTGTTTACTATTTAG